The Arachis ipaensis cultivar K30076 chromosome B07, Araip1.1, whole genome shotgun sequence genome includes a window with the following:
- the LOC107609449 gene encoding glucan endo-1,3-beta-glucosidase 7 — MAHSLALFFSLLIFILSITSEAAPSIGINYGRVANDLPPPSKVVQLLKSQGITHVKLYDTDATVLSALSNTGIKVVVAMPNELLSSAAGDQSFADNWVKANISAYHPATQIEAIAVGNEVFVDPNNTTNYLVPAMNNVYNSLKKLNLHNDIKISSPIALSALSSSYPTSSGSFKSDLVEPVIKPMLEFLRKTGSYLMVNAYPFFAYAANSDKINLSYALFENNPGVVDSGNGFKYNSLFDAQVDAVNAATSALQYGDIKIVVSETGWPSKGDSNEIGASEANAASYNGNLVKRVLNGSGTPLRPNDPLNVFLFALFNENQKPGPTSERNYGLFYPTEQKVYDIPLTVAEVAAAPSSEVGKSQVPTKGGTWCVANGGAGAEKLQAALDYACGEGGADCAPIQKGATCYDPNTLEAHASYAFNSYYQKMSRASGTCNFGGAGYVVTQPPRFGKCEFPTGY, encoded by the exons ATGGCTCATTCTCTTGCATTGTTTTTTTCATTATTAATCTTCATTCTTTCAATCACTTCGGAAGCTGCACCTTCCATCGGAATCAACTATGGCAGGGTGGCTAATGATCTACCACCGCCTTCCAAGGTCGTGCAGCTTCTCAAGTCACAGGGAATAACACATGTCAAGCTCTACGACACCGACGCCACCGTCCTCTCCGCACTTTCCAACACCGGAATCAAGGTTGTTGTAGCCATGCCTAACGAGCTTCTCTCCTCCGCCGCCGGAGACCAGTCCTTCGCCGATAACTGGGTGAAGGCCAACATCTCAGCCTACCACCCCGCCACACAAATCGAAGCCATTGCCGTCGGAAACGAAGTCTTCGTGGACCCTAACAACACCACCAACTACCTCGTTCCCGCCATGAACAACGTCTACAACTCCCTCAAGAAACTCAACCTCCATAACGACATCAAAATCTCGTCCCCGATCGCACTCTCCGCTCTCTCCTCCTCATACCCTACCTCCTCCGGTTCGTTCAAATCAGACCTGGTCGAACCGGTCATCAAACCAATGCTCGAGTTTCTCAGAAAAACCGGATCCTACTTAATGGTGAACGCGTACCCTTTCTTCGCGTACGCTGCTAACAGCGATAAAATCAATCTCAGTTACGCGCTCTTCGAGAACAATCCAGGGGTGGTTGATTCCGGTAACGGTTTCAAGTATAACAGTTTGTTCGACGCGCAAGTCGATGCGGTGAATGCTGCCACGTCAGCACTCCAATACGGCGACATAAAGATTGTCGTTTCGGAAACGGGTTGGCCTTCCAAAGGGGATTCCAATGAGATTGGAGCGAGTGAGGCCAATGCGGCGTCGTATAACGGAAATCTCGTTAAGCGTGTTTTAAATGGGAGTGGGACCCCCTTAAGGCCCAATGACCCACTTAACGTTTTTCTATTCGCGCTTTTTAACGAGAACCAGAAGCCCGGGCCCACTTCCGAAAGGAATTACGGGCTTTTTTATCCAACCGAGCAGAAGGTTTATGATATTCCTCTTACCGTGGCGGAGGTGGCGGCGGCGCCATCGTCTGAGGTCGGGAAGAGCCAGGTGCCGACGAAGGGAGGCACGTGGTGTGTGGCGAACGGTGGTGCTGGGGCGGAGAAGCTTCAGGCGGCGCTTGATTATGCTTGTGGAGAGGGTGGTGCTGATTGCGCTCCGATTCAGAAGGGTGCCACGTGTTACGATCCTAACACGTTGGAGGCGCACGCTTCGTATGCTTTTAACAGTTACTATCAGAAGATGTCACGTGCCTCTGGCACGTGCAATTTTGGCGGTGCTGGTTATGTTGTTACCCAACCTCCTA GATTTGGGAAGTGTGAATTCCCCACTGGATACTGA
- the LOC110264608 gene encoding serine/threonine-protein phosphatase 7 long form homolog — protein sequence MPLHDRIIPYLETAGLYHLARLNSQWFWVDESLLNAFIEQWRPETHTFHMPFGECTITLQDVAYQLGLSIDGVPVSGCLNEFENLMEHGRPAWVWFRELFGELPPQSKIKQMTVYYTWFHERFRVLPADATDETVRVYARAYILMLLSSQLFADKNANRVHLRWLPYLASLDELGRYSWGSAALAWLYRCLCRGTNRNVVNLAGPLQLLQSWIFWRFPTLRPTGFDRFGFPLASR from the coding sequence ATGCCCTTACATGACCGGATTATACCGTATCTGGAGACTGCCGGCTTGTATCATCTGGCTAGGCTAAACAGTCAGTGGTTCTGGGTTGATGAGTCTCTCCTTAACGCATTTATTGAGCAGTGGCGTCCGGAGACCCACACGTTCCATATGCCGTTTGGTGAGTGCACCATTACTTTACAGGATGTTGCGTATCAGCTGGGTTTGTCGATTGATGGTGTGCCCGTTAGTGGGTGCTTGAATGAGTTTGAGAATCTGATGGAACACGGTAGACCGGCATGGGTGTGGTTTCGAGAGTTGTTCGGGGAGTTACCTCCACAGAGTAAAATCAAGCAGATGACAGTGTACTACACATGGTTCCACGAGAGGTTCCGGGTTCTCCCTGCAGATGCTACTGATGAGACCGTGCGTGTATACGCACGCGCTTATATCCTGATGTTGTTGTCGTCTCAGCTGTTTGCGGACAAGAACGCAAACAGGGTTCACCTTCGCTGGTTGCCTTATTTGGCCTCGTTGGACGAGTTGGGCAGATATAGCTGGGGCTCCGCTGCACTGGCCTGGTTGTATAGGTGTCTTTGTCGTGGAACAAACAGGAACGTCGTTAACTTGGCTGGACCGCTACAGCTACTACAGTCTTGGATTTTCTGGAGGTTTCCCACTCTGAGGCCCACTGGTTTTGACCGGTTCGGGTTTCCTCTTGCTTCCAGGTAG
- the LOC107606433 gene encoding uncharacterized protein LOC107606433, giving the protein MTLSDLKNSILEKVGVLGSKWVKKLFYKIPMAVVSTGVQYETFAVKADEDIRVLFYCVRSFPEIRIHELFTKLEVGVDSSGASAPVPCPAAAGGASSSMPAVKPYVPPVQSPSFAADLDRTEVVGSIPLENAAIIEPPHVVGTGGGLVPYIEDFGGPDQVENAMRDEESDQEPVDIDGDSDDDRRGDPHAQHRPASSGSHHYPPHFSTLNLEALGQQEDSGNRVGGSSAEFQIGQSFQSKDEAVLSVKDYSIWRGVEYRVVESDNLKYHGKCKEFGKGCTWLIRVALRARKGTWEVRRYNGPHTCLATSISSDHHQLDYHVICARILPMVRADAAVTVKVLQQATEADYGFRPSYRKVWMAKQKAVAEIYGDWEESYAELPRWILGIQATMPGTITVLK; this is encoded by the coding sequence ATGACTTTGTCAGATCTGAAGAACAGCATCTTGGAGAAGGTTGGCGTGTTGGGTAGCAAGTGGGTGAAGAAACTATTCTACAAGATTCCCATGGCGGTTGTATCGACCGGTGTTCAGTATGAAACCTTTGCGGTTAAGGCTGATGAAGATATTAGGGTTCTGTTCTACTGTGTACGGAGTTTTCCGGAGATCAGAATCCATGAGTTGTTCACGAAGTTGGAGGTTGGTGTCGATAGTTCTGGGGCATCCGCGCCAGTTCCCTGCCCAGCTGCCGCGGGTGGTGCATCTAGTTCGATGCCTGCGGTCAAACCGTATGTTCCGCCGGTTCAATCACCTTCGTTTGCGGCTGATTTAGACCGAACAGAGGTTGTTGGTTCTATACCTTTGGAGAATGCAGCAATCATTGAGCCTCCGCACGTTGTGGGCACCGGTGGTGGCCTCGTACCTTATATCGAAGACTTTGGTGGACCTGATCAAGTAGAGAATGCAATGCGTGACGAAGAGTCTGACCAGGAGCCTGTTGATATCGATGGTGATAGCGACGATGACAGACGAGGCGATCCACATGCGCAGCATAGGCCAGCAAGTTCTGGTTCTCATCACTACCCTCCACACTTCTCGACACTAAACTTGGAAGCTCTTGGTCAACAGGAAGACAGTGGTAATAGAGTGGGGGGATCttctgcagaatttcagattgggCAATCATTCCAGAGTAAAGATGAAGCTGTGCTGAGTGTAAAAGACTATAGCATCTGGCGAGGTGTTGAGTACAGAGTCGTCGAATCGGATAATTTGAAGTATCATGGAAAATGCAAGGAATTCGGCAAGGGTTGTACTTGGTTGATTCGTGTAGCGCTTCGTGCACGAAAGGGGACTTGGGAGGTTAGGAGGTACAACGGGCCACACACATGCCTCGCAACTTCTATTTCAAGTGATCACCATCAGCTGGATTACCACGTTATCTGTGCGAGGATTCTTCCTATGGTTAGGGCAGATGCTGCGGTTACGGTAAAGGTACTTCAACAAGCGACAGAAGCTGATTACGGTTTCAGGCCTAGTTATAGGAAGGTTTGGATGGCTAAGCAGAAGGCAGTGGCAGAAATATATGGAGATTGGGAAGAGTCTTATGCGGAGTTGCCACGTTGGATTCTTGGGATCCAGGCGACAATGCCTGGAACAATCACGGTCCTGAAATGA